The proteins below are encoded in one region of Pectinophora gossypiella chromosome 26, ilPecGoss1.1, whole genome shotgun sequence:
- the LOC126378385 gene encoding zinc finger protein 34-like, producing METLRKLCVTKICRTCLCESSQMRSLSAKINGENRTLIDVLSFVTNMNITIENRYPKQVCSDCESIMCKFDAFKRRCIDSEMILNHQIDLTMECHIDQNIPTNSLIKDEHAFKIDKNDFDPPLQSSITLGKSSDSSINYFYDNLSGNDDKVKTYVEISPSEHNDIVRNESKPSAAERKVVKLLKEEENIEFDTHSVDVSFDFDDTETFEAMPNEFKQELLTVKELKVFSCSCGTVLNNHEEYKSHSCKGNKKSVKIKMETKTNINGSRSITIKKQIVCPECNTEFATIKACNRHKKNHCKKSETRSNYECTMCMRKFHRQSSFTNHMNQHDLKSNIKYTCETCKRQFQHKAHLDNHILALHTRDKGYLCDICMTNFATPESLETHKDSHKVDKKHKCKFCKKGFYMLSTLNDHLRTHTGEKPYLCSICGRGFSQKTNLAQHMRRHKGEKPFKCEECDRGFVSKGELVAHTRKHSGAHPFVCDDCGSGFTTSSSLVKHRRVHTGERPYACDLCPMRFAASGTLKNHRRTHTGEKPFQCSYCEKAFVQRQDLVSHIRGHTGERPYACGCGQAFRKASALKAHVRVHEKDPQRELTLLQPTALLLTLPAGTLPIAGVVPTAGTLPAAGPP from the exons atggaaACATTACGGAAATTGTGCGTAACAAAAATTTGCAGGACATGTTTGTGTGAATCGAGTCAAATGAGGTCTCTAAGTGCAAAAATTAATGGTGAAAACAGGACACTTATCGATGTTCTTAGTTTTGTTACAAATATGAATATTACAATCGAAAATAGATATCCAAAACAGGTTTGCAGTGATTGTGAGTCAATAATGTGTAAATTCGATGCATTTAAACGTCGGTGTATAGACTCTGAGATGATTTTAAACCACCAAATAGACCTTACAATGGAGTGCCATATTGATCAAAATATACCGACTAACAGCCTTATAAAGGACGAACATGCTTTTAAAATAGACAAAAATGACTTTGATCCACCTCTTCAATCTTCAATTACGCTGGGAAAGTCATCTGATTCTTCAATAAATTACTTTTACGATAATTTATCAGGCAATGATGATAAGGTGAAAACTTACGTTGAAATTTCGCCTTCTGAGCATAATGATATCGTCAGAAACGAATCTAAACCTTCGGCAGCTGAACGGAAGGTCGTAAAACTGCTTAAAGAGGAGGAAAATATAGAGTTTGACACCCACTCGGTTGATGTTTCATTTGACTTTGATGATACTGAAACGTTCGAAGCAATGCCAAACGAATTCAAACAAGAACTGTTGACCGTTAAAGAACTGAAAGTTTTCTCCTGCAGTTGTGGGACAGTTTTAAATAACCACGAAGAATACAAAAGCCACAGCTGTAAAGGCAACAAAAAGTCCGTTAAAATCAAAATGGAAACGAAGACCAACATAAATGGGAGTCGGAGTATAACTATTAAGAAACAAATTGTATGCCCGGAATGTAACACCGAATTTGCAACGATCAAAGCATGCAACCGTCATAAAAAGAATCATTGCAAAAAGAGTGAAACGAGGAGTAATTATGAATGTACCATGTGCATGAGAAAGTTCCACCGACAGTCTTCGTTCACAAACCATATGAACCAACATGATTTAAaatcaaacataaaatatacatgtgAAACGTGCAAACGTCAGTTCCAACACAAAGCGCATTTAGATAACCACATTCTTGCTTTGCACACTCGGGACAAGGGTTATTTGTGTGATATATGTATGACAAACTTCGCTACACCGGAGAGCTTAGAAACCCATAAGGATAGCCATAAAGTTGATAAGAAACATAAGTGCAAGTTCTGTAAAAAAGGGTTCTATATGTTATCGACTTTGAATGATCATCTGCGAACACACACAGGAGAGAAACCATATCTATGTAGTATATGCGGACGAGGGTTCAGCCAGAAGACGAATTTGGCTCAGCATATGCGAAGGCATAAGGGGGAGAAGCCGTTTAAATGTGAAGAATGCGACAGAGG GTTCGTGTCCAAAGGCGAGTTAGTCGCTCACACCCGCAAGCACAGTGGAGCACACCCGTTCGTCTGCGATGACTGTGGCAGTGGGTTCACCACATCCAGTTCACTGGTCAAACACAGACGGGTGCACACTGGGGAGAGGCCTTATGCCTGTGACCTGTGCCCTATGCGGTTTGCTGCTTCAG GTACCTTAAAGAACCACAGGCGAACCCATACTGGTGAGAAGCCGTTCCAGTGTTCCTACTGTGAGAAGGCATTCGTGCAGCGTCAGGACCTGGTGTCACACATCCGGGGACACACCGGGGAACGACCATACGCCTGCGGCTGCGGACAGGCTTTCAG GAAAGCGTCTGCCCTCAAAGCCCACGTCAGAGTTCACGAAAAGGACCCACAACGGGAGCTGACGCTGCTTCAGCCCACGGCCCTGCTGCTTACTCTACCTGCTGGGACACTGCCCATTGCTGGGGTCGTGCCCACCGCTGGGACGTTACCAGCAGCTGGGCCGCCGTAA